The segment gtcatttttgtaacgaatgacataaataattatttttctcgtAGGATTATAACCTCAGCTCAAGTAACAACAATTCAAAGCAGAtggatggaaaaaaaaaagggaagtgGAGAAGCATGGGAATTCATGCACAAATTAAGAAGAGAGCTTTACCAGAAAAAGAGACATGTTCAGATGCCCAAAATAATGGGCCTGTAGATATCGCACAGAAAAAACATGGGCTTGTGGATATTGCCGCCTTAAAAACGGCCCATTAGCATCAGTGACGCATATATCACGTGATTAGCCATATCTCTAACTAACTATGGTAACTTTTTCACCAACCAGGGTGACTTTTAACTCAAGTCCGTCCTCTACCAGACTCTCCAAGATCCCGACACCTGTCCAATCAAACGGTGGTGATTATTCTTTCATAAGTTATCCGTGTTCACATTTTCCTATATAATATTCCGTCTCGCTTAAACCCTAAGCACAAATCGTACCATCTTGTAAGTTTGAGAAACGTCTAGTCTAGAGAGAAATGGCAAATCCAAAGGTTTTCTTTGACCTTACCATCGGTGGTGCACCAGCTGGTCGTGTGGTGATGGAGCTCTTCGCCGATACCACTCCCAAAACCGCTGAGAACTTCCGAGCTCTTTGTACCGGTGAGAAAGGTGTTGGAAAGATGGGGAAGCCTTTGCACTACAAGGGCTCAACCTTCCACCGTGTGATCCCAGGGTTCATGTGTCAAGGAGGTGATTTCACCGCCGGAAACGGGACCGGAGGAGAGTCGATCTATGGAGCCAAATTCAACGATGAGAACTTCGTTAAGAAGCACACCGGCCCTGGAATCCTCTCCATGGCTAATGCTGGACCTGGAACCAACGGTTCTCAGTTTTTCATCTGTACCGCTAAGACTGAGTGGCTCAACGGAAAGCACGTCGTGTTTGGACAAGTTGTTGAAGGCATGGATGTGATTAAGAAGGCAGAGGCTGTTGGATCTAGCTCTGGAAGGTGCTCCAAGCCTGTGGTTATTGCTGACTGCGGTCAACTCTAGatctgatgatgatgatgatctaGTTTTATCAGTCTTTTATGTATTTGAGTCGCCGTTTTAGGCtttgtttttaatttcaaaCTATCTCTACTGCTTTGGTCGGGTCGTGTCGGGTCGAGTTCTAGGGTTAACCGTAATTGGTTGTTGTGTTGCTTCTACCAGTTTATGTTTAATCTTAAGACTACAATTAAATAAGATACTCATAGACTTGCTAATGCTAATCTCGATTTTGTTGCTTAATCTCCAAATTTTGGTTGAATGTCGTCATACTTTTGTGCTGAACTAAGTCatcattttgttgttttctttttggccGATAAAGATGTGACAGTGTGTTGACCTGAGCGTGGTTTACGTGAATTGAATGTATTCCTCCCTCTCAATTGTGGGTCCTATTCGAATATAATGccgatattttaaatttgtggtATATGTGGATCAAATTGAGCGGTGACTCTTGTGGCGCACCACCGAACAGCGTACTATTAATTAAGGTGTTCTTAATTTGCTTAAGAAGAAAAGTTAGATTACTAATCCCCAAAAATAATATTCGACCCCTTCCAAAACTAAACCAATACCAAAAAAAATGTCACTTCCATGTGTTGGGTATGGGGTTTTAGTATTTATCTTTTAGGAACACTGGAGTGTGATTCGTTGAACTGCGTGTGGCTCATTTGAATGGTAGATACAGTTTTGAAGAATTTTGACGTTTGCTTATTTTGAAAAGATTACACATTCTtgtatcaaattataatttatgtgtGACTCGTTTTAGATCATAATAAGAACGGCTACCAAAAGACATAACGCTGATTTATTTCGAAAAGAACATCCGCATTAATTTTTGCAGAGGAAAAAAGTTTTGCTAATTAGCGCTTGTACCTTGTAATATTTAGTTATATCTTAGGTCTCACTTTTTCATAAAttcaaaagataaatttatatttaaagacTTTTACTCTgaataatatgcaaaaaaaaaatcataaatattattcCTTTcgttttatgtgatattattttctttggtctgtgtcaagaaaaatgtcatattcattttatgtagtattatatttttttggtctgtgtaaaaaagaatgttatattttcttatatggcAAGTATATAAAggtataattcttttttttattttttcttgtaccactttatttttaaaaatactacctaatatatttataaggagagaagaaaatgagtttacttttataaaagttaatttgataaatattttaaaattttcattattttttgaacTCTATTTTCAATCAAATGTTACCATTTAATAAGATATCAGGAGCACTGTGATATGCTAACACATTTGTGTTAAGTAACCTTACTTTGTTGAGTTCCGTGCTAAGcatcttttctatttttatttttcttgccaatcaaaaagttaaataaagtaaaattccaCTGTGAGTTTATTACTCCTATTGGAAATTTTAGGAGCTAGAGCTCACTTAAGAATGATTAACTTATCCTCGTAACCCAATTTTAGTATATACCTTggtctttatttatttctctatatttttttttatatttatttttatttatttatatattttaataaattaaagaagaataataaattctttttaatatgatcttctttaattttaaaaagtttctgATACTACTAAGTTATAATGCAAGCTTTTTATTTCCCTccaatttattttactttaattcCTTCCAAGAGCATTGATTAGTTATCTTTGTCATAAGTACTGTAAATAAACTTATGAACTTCCTTCCAAGATCATTGATTAGTTATCTTAAGTGAATTTATTTTGGAATAGTAAATTGtactataaatataaaattatgactAGCCTATAATAACTATTGGTATGTGTCACttttaaagtaaacaactaaaataggaacagaaaaaatatatagtataaGGTGGTCACATGAAATATCACGACCATCTATTATAGTTTGTCAGAATATTATGTAATATCTCAATTTATCAGTGTTTGTGAACTTTATTTGCATTTGCCcttcaactttaatttattagCCCATAAAGGCAAAATCAAGCTATTTAGTAATAATGATCGACTATTTTTTACCGAATAACAAAATGATTCCATTTGAAAATACGGCAATGGCGTACATTTTGTTGTATTAATATTCTGGACCTTTTGAGAAAAATAGTCAATGCTAGATTAAACtttaatattcatttaattattctttaaagTTCCTTCTTTTTAAGACCATATATAAGTGGCCATGTGTCCTAGCATCatcttcaaaatttgaaatgattGGATTCTATGTTTTGAAAGGAATTCATTCGTAAATGGTAAGTGGACAGCTTTTGAATTGCAGTATTTTTCCCTACCACATtcattgataataataaagtgagAATATATAATCAGAGGCCGGTCGTGAATTTCAATTTTGCTATGATTTCATAACTGgttttaataattaagttttgcaattttatgtttgtatatattaaatttaaaaatataagatcccaaataaaaattattcgtTTCCCCCACTATTGACAATAATGGTTATTTACTTTGAAATTGTTGGTGGAAACAAGTGGTCCTTAACCTCGGAGAACATTATTCGCTTTAGTGGAACTTAATTCTTTATTTCTtgagaatttttattttcatctattattaGCTTTGTgtgtaattttatatattatatatttgttatttgtgtTCTCGATATcactaaaaaagattttttatgtattaaaattttcatttgaagATTTAGCTAAGAAATTTGGGGTTTCTTGATGAATGATTTTTGTGTGAACTTCAACAGCAAAGTAGTGGGggaagaagaacaaaataaaatttcagaATAATTAGCCACccaatatcataatataatctttTAGTGTCGTCATAATATATCTTAAATGAGTCAATAGCTTTTGAAAATATGTATGTATCTTcgtgtttttgttttttcaatacTTTATAAATAGTTCTAGTTCTATATTATCTACTTTTTTGGTGAAAAATATGTAAGTTTTCCTTATAAATTCTTTTAAAGATTTGCaaaaatgttttcttaattGCAATAGTTTTTTAGACACGTTCGCTGCTTCTTATAATTTGTCTTGCCAGAGTTTCAAGTTGGTTctaaactaattttatatttggtttAATGATTCTTAGCTTTGCACGATCtctattttacttattttgattACATTCTACGTAAAACATGTATAATCATTAAATATAGGCGTCTTGAAATAATCAACATACtaaatatgttgataatttttctcattctGCTTCATGGAATTGGATGTTCATTTTAGACAATCATAATAGCGAAGATGTACAGTTGTGCCAATTGAATAATGATAAACGTGTTgagaaattttcaaaatgttaatattttaacatttaagagggcttattagcaacactttcaatatttagtagaaatatcaaattttagtttgttatatatcttatttatgtttttattatttgtttttatttaaagaatataattatttaataacaaaaggggAGAAAATCAAGGGAGACAATATTTCAAAAACGTAAGGatcacttaattttctcatcagttacattttcaaataaaatttaaactttgctctattttttctccagaatttttacctttttaaaattatattcattccacaatatattctatttatattcattatagttttttattagtttgtattcattccaataggtatgccaaatgtatctatatagtcatttaagaaatatatttgtattcgtatattttttttcctcggtagttatttttttctttaaaaatcttgtatgtattcatttcaatatgtattttatttatatttctatttattctagtttttatttagaattttgtataataatatataaaatacaaaaaaatagtatgatgaaaaagttagaatgaaatataaaattgaaaagaaataattgaatatttggtgtaatcattcttaaataaaatacataactagttgatatacctttagaataaatacaaattagaaaaaaatgtcaaattcataaACTATACAACacaatttttgaatgaatacaaatattaattgtatacatacgattttaaatacaaatttagaAAGGGGATACAaaattctgaatttttttttatatatataaaaagaaactaATAGGATTTTGTCTTCAtgtaaataatatacatatctaGTTAGTATACGTTTGGGATGAATTCAATTAggaacaaatacaagattcataactATACAACATGAGGTTttgaatgaatataaatattaatctcATACATActaatttgaatattaattgaGAAAGGATATAAAATtctaagaaaaaattacaaatacaaatacataaaaatttcatagcatacaacacaaaaacaaaagtttattaataaaatctgaaatgtcataataatgtaaaatgtattcataaattattgaatatctACAAACGTGAAAAATGTaaaggaatgaaaaaaataatacattatcaaaattaacaaaaactgacttcaaaatacaataataaaataaaaactgaatacaaaatacaaactaataaatattgaacaatgtacataacaagaaatttacaaatatattcaGTACATTGAACAAATTGTTATTTAACTTCAACTCAACATGCAAAAATCTaaacatgtaaaaaatatttaaatacctCTTCATCAACAATTTGGTCTTCGCCGTCATTTTCTTGTACCATACGAGTTACGTTTTCAATCTGAATTTGATGAAGACTTTATTCTTGTCGTCTCTCTTCCCTAATTTTAGAAGCAGATCTTACAATATCCGTTATTTCTTGAGTAGTACATagattaaatgataaaaaatcaagaaaaatcgTTTTACTAAGATGAATAGTGTCTCTTAGAATCATTCTTTGAAGAATGTTTTATAAGTTCTAAACGAGAAGAATTTTACTTCCACCAATGatttaaacaacaataaaatcagaaaataaatctaaaaaaaaagaagataacgATGAAAATACCTTAATTAGAGGAATTTGTGTGAATCCAGATTttgatgacaaaaaaaaatcatttcggtagaagataataaaaaaattggagttGAAGAGAAGAAGAATTTAAAGGTTGAATAGGaatatgaacatgaaaatatggagagagaattttactttttttacttATGGGATAAATATGGAAGAGAGAGATATGGAGAAAATTTGCagatttagattttttaaaaattaaaataatttgggaAAAGTGAACTATGGATATATATagaaatgtaaataaattattttttaggagATAAAATAGGGTTTTAATTAGGatacatattctttttcaaaataatgacattttcgacattttaattaatatttttaaaatagtaagttttttactaattaagttattgattttgactagtttgttaatttttcctcttttttttttcctttttatgtgGAAATAGAGTCTAAGGTTTTGAgaatttcatcatattttttttgggcaactttcacatatagcaaacacaaatttaaatttgtatcttataacaaagtttgcataattgcacttcataataaatatataaatgtataattcgctatatatatacaactaaaagttatgcccatttcgctatacatatatacaaagaagtaattatataattcattGGTTCCTCTTTAGATTTGTATACAATCGAACCgtattgtataaaacaagaaagagataaattatatacaatttgaatatgtataaaacgagaaagagagaaagacaaaagagacttgggcagggaatatacaattgaatcaaattgtataaaatgagatagAGAGAAGTTATattcgaattgtataaaacgagaaagagagaacgacaaaagagacttgggcagagaaatatttgtattgtataattataagtgtataggacggagatatatgtatttgcatgtgtatatacaattttctcacgctttatacaaacagtaatacaatttatataattatattgtataaagcgagagaggcaagcgaCACTGACAAACAGATTGCTAaggaacacaaataaatcagATTGTTTGCTAAGGAACACAAATAAATGAAACGGTAGCTACtgtatttattttacattattagtttgcaattttatacaaaaaaatttttgGGATAAATTTAGTCCAAATTTGAGTAGCCCATTTTTGCATAAGCCCAAAATTATGGTGCATATGTAAGATTTCTTTTAAGTCTTATTGGAGAAGAATCACAAGAGATTGAGTGTAGCATCCATTTTCATACCGCGATTTCCTCTTTGTTTCTTGTCTGATTGAGCTGATATTTGGACAGCGTGTTCCTTTCAACTTAATCTTTGATTTGGAACTGAGAGAGGGTGATTTGGAGCCGTGTAGCTCCAGATTTTAATTTGTGAACAGTAGCTACGTTTGGTGTTTTTGTTTatcttatttctttattttttgatgCTATCTTGTAGTTGTGTTGCTCATTATTGTTGATGACCATTTTGGAGGACACTTTTGTAATTCTTGTTGATTATTATGGAGCTTTGGTCTTGTAATTTTTACTCTTTACACCGAAAAAGTTTTTCACGTTAAATTTGATGTctcttgttttgatttttttcttcttgcttGGTTGATTCGTTTGCTATCcaaactattttattattacattattttatcttCTCTTAGTTCAAATATAAGGAAAAGTTTTGACTTGAATTTCTTCTGCTATCACTTTTTCTttacacttttatttttatgctcGTCTTTCCACCAAAAAATActttctatatataataaaaatatagcaGAGATTAATTCTACTCcacaaaatagaaagaacaaaaatgaattctttttcttttctaaaatgtttaaaagatgAGTCTTTTTAAGTATTAGACTTTGTGTCTGTGGACTAGTCAAAATGTCGCCCATTTGCGATAGTGTATACACTGTATACTTATAAAGATTGATTTATTCAAActaaatgaattatttaaattagatTAGAGATgattctaacaaaaataatatattaatttcataattggtaaattttttatctttaccATACAGTTATAAGAGAGTCTCGCCACATCTTTATCATAGTAGCAAGGATTTAAACCTCCCAAATCTCATTTCATCCCTCCTAAAAAAGAAAAcgtctaaaaataaataaattaatttagccgattaaaatttatttaaaaattaattataaaatattctaTATCATGAAAGtgaattaagataaaataataaatatgtatcaTAATTTTATCTCGTAATTAGTCATTGTTtagattttattataaaaaattctatatcataaaaataaattaagatgaaatGATATGAATTTTGAATCACAATTCCACGAAGGAGTTTGATCTGTAAACATAATTAGATATCGTTAATTTTTTTGCTCCACTTTAAAGtatgtaattaaaaatttaatttaattaaatcaaatgcAGCGGCAA is part of the Solanum lycopersicum chromosome 1, SLM_r2.1 genome and harbors:
- the CyP gene encoding peptidyl-prolyl cis-trans isomerase; the protein is MANPKVFFDLTIGGAPAGRVVMELFADTTPKTAENFRALCTGEKGVGKMGKPLHYKGSTFHRVIPGFMCQGGDFTAGNGTGGESIYGAKFNDENFVKKHTGPGILSMANAGPGTNGSQFFICTAKTEWLNGKHVVFGQVVEGMDVIKKAEAVGSSSGRCSKPVVIADCGQL